From a single Sebastes umbrosus isolate fSebUmb1 chromosome 17, fSebUmb1.pri, whole genome shotgun sequence genomic region:
- the LOC119475987 gene encoding 15-hydroxyprostaglandin dehydrogenase [NAD(+)]-like — protein MALNGKVAVVTGAAKGIGKAITEILLQNGAKVAFLDMNETAGKSLKEALDKQYGQQRTLFFNCNIASEEQIKAALQKTVETFGGIDILCNNAGILDEGDWEKTVSINLVAVIRVAYLALEHMNKLNGGQGGVIVNTASTAGLGSLLLPCPVYTASKHGVVGFTRAMAATSTAAGYGIRFNALCPAAVQTDLLTNIRNCLGQFSHLAGTMPGLADKRVLKTSEVAEGLLELVTDETKNGEALMVRCTGKTYMTFPVVTDHNTIIQNQAP, from the exons ATGGCATTAAACGGTAAAGTCGCAGTAGTGACTGGAGCAGCGAAGGGGATAGGAAAAGCAATAACAGAGATACTCCTGCAAAACGGTGCcaag GTAGCCTTCCTGGATATGAATGAAACTGCAGGGAAGAGTTTGAAAGAAGCCCTCGACAAACAGTACGGACAACAGAGAACCCTGTTCTTCAACTGCAACATTGCGTCAGAGGAGCAAATCAAAg CTGCCTTGCAGAAAACTGTAGAAACCTTCGGTGGTATAGACATCCTGTGCAACAATGCTGGCATCTTGGATGAGGGAGACTGGGAGAAAACTGTCTCCATAAACCTC GTGGCTGTTATCAGGGTAGCGTACCTGGCTCTGGAGCACATGAACAAGTTGAATGGAGGTCAGGGTGGGGTCATCGTCAACACTGCATCCACGGCAG GTCTCGGTTCACTGCTACTACCCTGTCCTGTCTATACAGCCTCCAAGCACGGAGTGGTCGGCTTCACTCGAGCCATGGCG GCTACCTCTACCGCCGCAGGCTACGGTATACGGTTCAACGCCCTTTGCCCAGCTGCTGTCCAAACTGACCTGTTAACCAACATTAGGAACTGTTTGGGACAATTTTCCCACCTGGCTGGAACAATGCCAGGACTTGCAGACAAAAGGGTGTTGAA GACGTCTGAGGTAGCCGAGGGCCTCCTCGAGCTGGTGACCGATGAGACGAAGAATGGAGAGGCCCTCATGGTGAGGTGCACCGGGAAGACTTACATGACATTCCCTGTAGTTACAGACCACAACACCATCATACAGAACCAAGCCCCCTGA
- the LOC119476351 gene encoding 15-hydroxyprostaglandin dehydrogenase [NAD(+)]-like gives MAVEGKVAVVTGAAMGIGRAMTEILLKNGATVALLDVNETAGKSLIEDLNKQFGRERTLFLNCNVESEEQVKAAFQTTAETFGGIDILCNNAGILDETTWEKTVSINLMGVIRVAYLAMEHMSKLSGGRGGVIVNTASLAGIGPLPSCPVYTATKHGVVGFTRAMGAASTASGYGIRFNALCPGFVQTDLFSAIPSKLGRFSHLVDVSQQLVDKFGILTASEIAESFLELVTDETKNGEAYVVFPKGKQYVNFPSLIP, from the exons ATGGCGGTAGAAGGTAAAGTCGCTGTAGTGACTGGAGCAGCGATGGGAATAGGAAGAGCAATGACTGAGATACTCCTGAAAAACGGTGCCACG GTAGCCCTCCTTGATGTGAATGAAACTGCTGGAAAGAGTTTAATAGAAGACCTAAACAAACAATTTGGACGGGAGAGAACTTTGTTCCTGAACTGCAATGTTGAATCAGAGGAGCAAGTCAAAG CTGCCTTTCAGACAACCGCAGAAACCTTTGGAGGAATAGACATCCTGTGCAACAATGCTGGCATCTTGGATGAGACCACGTGGGAGAAAACTGTCTCCATAAACCTT ATGGGTGTTATCAGGGTAGCCTACCTGGCCATGGAGCACATGAGCAAGTTGAGTGGAGGTCGGGGCGGGGTCATCGTCAACACGGCATCCTTGGCAG GTATTGGCCCTCTGCCAAGCTGTCCTGTCTATACAGCCACCAAGCACGGAGTCGTCGGCTTCACTCGAGCCATGGGG GCTGCCTCTACCGCATCAGGTTACGGTATTCGGTTCAACGCCCTTTGCCCAGGTTTCGTCCAAACGGACCTCTTCTCTGCTATTCCATCCAAACTGGGGCGATTCTCCCACCTGGTTGATGTATCCCAACAATTAGTAGATAAGTTTGGGATATTAAC TGCGTCTGAGATAGCAGAGTCCTTCCTGGAGCTGGTGACGGATGAGACGAAGAACGGAGAGGCCTACGTGGTGTTCCCTAAAGGAAAGCAATACGTGAATTTTCCTTCATTAATCCCGTAG
- the LOC119475988 gene encoding sodium-dependent phosphate transport protein 2A-like has product MVETQRVKTVVSALCKIPLPFLLLYLFVCSLDILSSAFQLAGGRVAGDIFQENAILSNPVAGLVVGILVTVLVQSSSTSTSIIVSLVSSGLLDVQSAIPIIMGSNIGTSVTNTIVALMQAGEREEFERAFAGATVHDCFNWLSVLVLLPLEAASGMLRRLSQAVVDTLQLSTGKEAPPELLKVLTEPLTKMIIQLDRSVITAIATGDQSVRNKSLVKHWCQSTTVKDNETSWGTHNLSEHTQKCRHLFVDCSLSDLAIGLILLACSLLVLCSCLILLVKLLNSLLKGQVASVINKVVNTDFPFPFTWLAGYLALLVGAGMTFLVQSSSVFTSAITPLIGIGVISIERAYPLTLGSNLGTTTTATLAALASPGDKLAAATQVALCHLFFNLFGILLWYPLPATRLPIRMACALGNITARYRWFAVLYLLLCFLLLPSLVFALSMAGWKVMTGIGVPVITVIISGATVNMLQACRPDCLPPRLQNWDFLPVCMTSLQPLDDLITGVTLWCRHGRGWNCKGNDGPETSLEGVAVNPERTIGEKWKQSGEGQEIIDKSWRKQRELDKPGCCDLQYNEENNRDNTAPDMSSENNILSLAAVLSINKDTNLTNQGTQLSSTHL; this is encoded by the exons ATGGTGGAAACACAGCGAGTGAAAACTGTGGTATCTGCTCTCTGCAAAATCCCGCTCCCGTTTCTGCTCCTGTACCTCTTTGTGTGCTCTCTTGACATTTTAAGCTCTGCCTTCCAACTAGCTGGAG GCAGGGTAGCAGGAGATATCTTCCAGGAAAATGCCATCCTGTCTAACCCAGTGGCAGGGCTGGTGGTGGGAATACTGGTGACAGTGTTAGTTCAGAGCTCCTCCACCTCTACCTCCATTATAGTCAGCCTCGTCTCTTCTGGTT TGCTGGATGTTCAGTCAGCCATTCCTATCATCATGGGCTCCAACATCGGAACATCAGTCACCAATACCATTGTTGCTCTAATGCAGgctggggagagagaggagtttGAAAG GGCATTTGCTGGAGCTACAGTCCACGACTGTTTTAATTGGCTGTCTGTCCTGGTGCTTCTGCCTCTGGAAGCTGCGAGTGGGATGTTGAGGCGACTGTCACAGGCCGTGGTCGACACACTACAGCTCAGTACTGGAAAAGAAGCTCCTCCTGaacttcttaaagtcctcaCTGAGCCACTCACTAAAATGATTATCCAG CTGGATCGGTCAGTCATTACAGCCATCGCTACAGGAGACCAGAGTGTGAGGAACAAGAGTCTGGTGAAGCATTGGTGTCAAAGTACAACCGTGAAG GACAATGAAACATCCTGGGGAACACACAACCTTTCAGAACATACACAGAAAT GTAGGCATCTCTTTGTGGACTGCTCTTTGTCAGACTTGGCCATAGGTCTGATCCTTCTGGCTTGCTCCCTGTTGGTGCTGTGCAGCTGTCTGATACTGCTGGTTAAACTGCTCAACTCACTGCTGAAGGGCCAGGTGGCCAGTGTTattaataaagttgttaatACAG ATTTCCCCTTCCCGTTTACCTGGCTGGCAGGTTATCTGGCTCTATTAGTGGGAGCAGGCATGACCTTTTTGGTTCAGAGCAGTTCCGTCTTCACCTCTGCCATCACTCCTCTCATAG GGATTGGTGTGATCAGTATTGAAAGAGCCTACCCTTTAACCCTGGGTTCCAACCTTGGAACAACTACAACAGCTACACTGGCAGCCCTGGCTAGTCCTGGAGATAAGCTAGCTGCTGCTACACAG GTTgctttgtgtcatttattctTTAACCTCTTTGGTATCCTGCTGTGGTATCCCTTGCCAGCCACCCGCTTACCCATACGTATGGCCTGTGCCCTTGGCAACATCACTGCCAG GTACCGCTGGTTTGCCGTTTTGtacctcctcctctgcttcctgCTGCTCCCATCCCTTGTGTTTGCCCTCTCCATGGCAGGGTGGAAGGTGATGACCGGGATTGGTGTCCCAGTCATTACGGTGATTATATCTGGTGCAACAGTAAACATGCTCCAGGCGTGCAGACCTGATTGTTTGCCACCTAGACTGCAGAACTGGGACTTTCTTCCTGTTTGTATGACCTCGCTGCAGCCCCTTGATGACCTCATCACCGGGGTGACCCTATGGTGCAGGCACGGAAGAG GTTGGAATTGCAAGGGAAATGATGGCCCAGAAACATCACTGGAGGGCGTTGCTGTCAACCCTGAGAGAACAATTGGAGAGAAATGGAAGCAGAGTGGGGAAGGACAAGAGATAATAGATAAGAGCTGGCGGAAACAAAGAGAACTGGACAAACCTGGATGTTGTGATCTACAATACAATGAGGAAAACAACCGAGACAACACAGCCCCCGACATGTCTTCAGAGAACAACATATTAAGCTTGGCTGCAGTGTTGTCcataaataaagacacaaacTTAACCAATCAGGGCACTCAACTGAGCAGCACTCACTTATAG
- the LOC119476253 gene encoding solute carrier family 22 member 5-like, with product MNDYDETTAFLGHWGHFQKVVFFLLCVNTIPNGTGTLSIVFVADIPSHHCTVPEVNLTQDWLNAIIPCLVVNGEQELSRCSRYRLDVVRNLSAQGLIPGRDVNFTDLEQEGCVDGWIYSKDIYQSTIVSQFDLVCSDHWKQPFTTTIYFLGVLVGSFFSGQLSDRYGRKPVFFAAMAIQTIFTFAQIFSASWPVFSILLFFGGLGQIANYIAAFVLGMEILTGNVRILFSSLGVCLFFAFGYMMLPLFAYFLRDWKSLLLAISLPGLLYIPLWWFIPESPRWLVSQGRLKEAEAIVRNAAKQNKVEAPQIIFRKMLSKEQENYTVFDLIRTSDIRATTLILCLVWITLSIGYFGLSLNSSQLTADPYISCFISAAVEVPSFIISWLVLKRFPRRLSTSFTLLLGGVSLYFIQLVPLTLPEMSVALAMLGKSSFATSFALMYVYTSELYPTMLRNTAAGTCSTFSRLGTCLAPFLLQLSVYFKYLPYIILGTLAVVSAFTTLMLPESFGRPLPETLQQMLKRERIKCPCITRKETPEPDVLLESQL from the exons ATGAATGATTATGATGAAACCACAGCCTTCCTGGGTCATTGGGGACATTTCCAAAAGGTTGTCTTCTTCCTGCTCTGTGTCAACACTATCCCCAATGGAACTGGAACTTTATCCATTGTCTTCGTGGCTGACATTCCCAGTCATCACTGTACGGTTCCTGAAGTGAACCTGACCCAAGACTGGCTCAATGCCATCATCCCA TGTTTGGTGGTGAATGGGGAACAGGAGCTGAGCAGATGCAGCAGGTACAGGCTGGATGTGGTCAGAAATCTCTCTGCACAGGGATTGATACCTGGCAGAGACGTCAACTTCACTGACCTGGAGCAGGAGGGCTGTGTGGACGGATGGATCTACAGCAAAGACATCTACCAGTCTACCATAGTCTCTCAG TTTGATCTAGTGTGCAGTGATCACTGGAAGCAGCCGTTTACCACCACCATTTACTTTCTTGGAGTTCTTGTTGGATCTTTCTTCTCAGGACAGCTCTCAGACAG ATATGGAAGGAAGCCTGTATTCTTCGCAGCCATGGCAATTCAGACGATTTTTACCTTTGCTCAAATCTTCTCCGCTTCATGGCCGGtgttctccatcctcctcttcttcggTGGTTTGGGACAGATCGCCAACTACATAGCTGCTTTTGTGCTGG gaatGGAGATCTTAACTGGCAATGTACGGATCCTGTTCTCATCACtgggtgtgtgtctgttttttgcTTTTGGCTACATGATGCTGCCACTCTTTGCTTACTTTTTAAGGGACTGGAAATCTCTCCTGCTGGCTATCTCATTGCCTGGCCTGCTTTACATCCCCCTCTGGTG GTTCATCCCAGAGTCTCCTCGGTGGTTGGTCTCTCAGGGACGACTGAAGGAGGCTGAGGCCATCGTGAGAAATGCAGCTAAGCAGAACAAAGTTGAGGCTCCACAGATCATCTTT AGAAAGATGCTGTCTAAAGAACAGGAAAACTACACTGTCTTTGATCTGATAAGAACCAGTGACATCAGAGCCACAACACTCATTCTTTGCCTGGTGTG GATCACTCTGAGTATAGGCTATTTTGGCCTGTCCCTGAACTCATCGCAACTGACTGCTGACCCCTATATCAGCTGTTTCATCTCCGCAGCTGTAGAGGTGCCATCGTTCATTATCAGCTGGCTGGTTCTAAAACGCTTTCCACGACGGCTGTCTACCAGTTTTACATTGCTCCTGGGAGGAGTGTCCCTGTACTTCATTCAGCTGGTGCCTCTAA CTTTACCAGAGATGTCTGTTGCACTGGCGATGCTGGGTAAAAGCAGCTTTGCCACCAGTTTTGCCCTGATGTATGTCTACACGTCAGAGCTTTATCCAACAATGCTCAGGAACACAGCAGCAGGGACATGCTCCACATTTTCCAGATTGGGCACGTGCCTTGCACCTTTTTTGTTACAGCTCA GTGTATACTTCAAGTACCTGCCTTATATTATACTGGGGACTCTGGCTGTTGTGTCTGCCTTTACCACTCTCATGCTACCAGAGAGTTTTGGACGGCCTCTACCTGAAACTTTACAACAGATGCTCAAGAGAGAAAG GATTAAGTGTCCCTGCATCACTCGAAAAGAAACACCAGAACCTGATGTGCTTTTGGAAAGTCAACTGTGA